A genomic segment from Myxococcota bacterium encodes:
- a CDS encoding SDR family NAD(P)-dependent oxidoreductase: MDLRGKIAVVTGAARGIGRGIAVAIARAGCDVAVADLLSADAALAAGAEETARDVAEHGRRALLVDCDVASEAACDALVARALDELGGLHVVVANAGIAGVGDVASTPLAQWERVLRVNATGVFLTCRAALPHLAAQGEGAIVNVASVLGLRASADRVAYSASKFAVVGLTQALAAELAPRGVRVNCICPSSVRSGMTIDELKAHTGVEDDAHADALWTKVAAKRLPFGRSVEPDDIGRAAVWLCESDMVSGVALPVTGGDGLVS; the protein is encoded by the coding sequence GTGGACCTGCGCGGGAAGATCGCCGTCGTCACGGGTGCCGCGCGCGGCATCGGCCGGGGCATCGCCGTCGCCATCGCGCGCGCGGGCTGCGACGTCGCCGTCGCCGACCTGCTCTCGGCGGATGCGGCCCTCGCCGCCGGCGCGGAGGAGACCGCGCGCGACGTCGCCGAGCACGGCCGCCGCGCGCTGCTCGTCGACTGTGACGTCGCGAGCGAGGCGGCGTGCGACGCGCTCGTCGCGCGCGCGCTCGACGAGCTCGGCGGCCTCCACGTCGTCGTCGCGAACGCCGGCATCGCGGGGGTCGGCGACGTCGCGTCGACGCCGCTCGCGCAGTGGGAGCGCGTGCTGCGCGTGAACGCGACGGGCGTATTCCTCACGTGCCGCGCCGCGCTCCCGCATCTCGCCGCGCAGGGCGAGGGCGCGATCGTGAACGTGGCCTCGGTGCTGGGCCTGCGCGCGAGCGCCGATCGCGTCGCCTACAGCGCGAGCAAGTTCGCGGTCGTCGGCCTCACGCAGGCGCTCGCGGCCGAGCTCGCGCCGCGCGGCGTGCGCGTCAACTGCATCTGCCCGTCGTCGGTGCGCAGCGGGATGACGATCGACGAGCTCAAGGCGCACACGGGCGTCGAGGACGACGCGCACGCGGACGCGCTGTGGACGAAGGTCGCGGCGAAGCGGCTCCCGTTCGGGCGCTCCGTCGAGCCCGACGACATCGGGCGTGCGGCGGTGTGGCTGTGCGAGTCCGACATGGTGAGCGGCGTGGCGCTGCCGGTGACCGGCGGCGACGGGCTCGTCTCGTGA
- a CDS encoding dihydrodipicolinate reductase, translated as MDDAVTRHRVIQWATGSIGCMAIRAIAERPGLELVGCFVSSPDKHGRDAGELAGIAPLGVRATTSVDEILALDADCVHYAPLHPDHDAVCRLLERGFDVVTPSFYVHPAAIEPGLRGRLARACERGGSTLHGTGIHPGFSGDRLALTFASLAQSVRQIVTEEVADLAPHPSRAMMFDGLGFGAPPAHVRAHPPAVLRTMDEFFRQSQVLVAHALGETPDGFENAHDVAVATERVEVRAGTIEPGTVAAQRFEWRTLVRGHPLVVFRGFWKMTDALDPAWKFSTLKYSVTVEGEPSVRCGFEPGSTFVGAPDPAFDAGRAGRLWTAMLGVNAIPAVCEAAPGFLTVADLPPARALPPVILR; from the coding sequence GTGGACGACGCCGTGACGCGCCATCGCGTCATCCAGTGGGCGACGGGGAGCATCGGCTGCATGGCGATCCGCGCCATCGCCGAGCGGCCGGGGCTCGAGCTCGTCGGCTGCTTCGTGAGCTCGCCCGACAAGCACGGCCGCGATGCGGGCGAGCTCGCCGGCATCGCGCCGCTCGGCGTGCGCGCGACGACGAGCGTCGACGAGATCCTCGCGCTCGACGCCGACTGCGTGCACTACGCGCCGCTGCACCCCGACCACGACGCCGTCTGCCGGCTGCTCGAGCGCGGCTTCGACGTCGTGACGCCCAGCTTCTACGTGCACCCGGCGGCGATCGAGCCCGGGCTGCGCGGGCGGCTCGCGCGCGCGTGCGAGCGCGGCGGCAGCACGCTCCACGGCACGGGCATCCACCCGGGCTTCTCGGGCGACCGGCTCGCCCTCACGTTCGCGTCGCTCGCGCAGAGCGTCCGCCAGATCGTGACCGAGGAGGTCGCCGACCTCGCGCCCCACCCTTCGCGCGCGATGATGTTCGACGGGCTCGGCTTCGGCGCGCCGCCCGCGCACGTGCGCGCCCACCCGCCCGCCGTCCTGCGCACGATGGACGAGTTCTTCCGGCAGTCGCAGGTGCTCGTCGCACACGCGCTCGGCGAGACGCCCGACGGCTTCGAGAACGCGCACGACGTCGCCGTCGCCACCGAGCGCGTCGAGGTGCGCGCGGGCACGATCGAGCCCGGCACCGTCGCCGCGCAGCGGTTCGAGTGGCGCACGCTCGTGCGCGGGCACCCGCTCGTCGTCTTCCGCGGCTTCTGGAAGATGACCGACGCGCTCGATCCCGCCTGGAAGTTCTCGACGCTCAAGTACTCGGTGACGGTCGAGGGCGAGCCGTCGGTGCGCTGCGGCTTCGAGCCCGGGTCGACCTTCGTCGGCGCGCCCGACCCGGCGTTCGACGCCGGCCGGGCGGGCCGCCTGTGGACGGCGATGCTCGGCGTGAACGCGATTCCCGCGGTCTGCGAGGCGGCGCCCGGCTTCCTCACCGTCGCCGACCTGCCGCCCGCGCGCGCGCTACCGCCCGTGATCCTTCGCTAG
- a CDS encoding prolyl oligopeptidase family serine peptidase: MRSARDALAAAIACCAVGLAPGWAEGADEEVAPALSHARVPVASFFDYPRIANIRVSAKGTYFGLVRPLEDGLVLAVVHRASEELLKLAEVRGRGWLYYRWLSDDWLAVQTFADDGTRESNIVRLAWNEKAHRLGHHAIALPTYFDVVDTLPQKETKILVGGSRDVGRIDLAKLERDGWESQFTRRNIVATRPDPVLRWLVDRRGAVRAAFVREVEGRGADATVRYRIDHRSSANGLWHRGSRFELQPGAGFAPLAFTEDGERLLVATNRDRDRYALVEVDPETTDEVAVVYEHPDAEIEDVVMDADGQELLGVELYRAGGIEYDYFEETFREYEAQLSAVVPDRTLRVTSVSHDRRVFSVLAYAPQHTVRHYIVDTEAKRALDLGPTFPALEGVALSPRTRFTTRAEGGPEIEAFYTVGGNAPERPALIVVPHGGPIGPRTEDGVDPLVQMLANRGYAVLEVNYRGSGGRGREFERAGHRQWGKGIEDDIDAAVDYVVERGWVDESRMAVVGGSYGGYSALMSAVRHPKRFRCVATLFGVTDLPLLFDHPAAQLSRAFRDLRVEEIGDPERDRDDMLAHSPVYRAAEIEVPVFIAQGGRDDRVDVEHAYRLRLMLEKHGKPFRWLVLRRKGHDLAPGRATLEMMDALLDFLLEHLGPNGPPALDSLRADAA; encoded by the coding sequence GTGAGGAGCGCGCGCGACGCCCTCGCGGCGGCGATCGCGTGCTGCGCGGTCGGGCTCGCGCCCGGATGGGCGGAGGGCGCGGACGAGGAGGTCGCGCCCGCGCTCTCGCACGCGCGCGTTCCCGTGGCGAGCTTCTTCGACTACCCGCGCATCGCCAACATCCGCGTGAGCGCGAAGGGGACGTACTTCGGACTCGTGCGCCCCCTCGAAGACGGGCTCGTGCTCGCGGTCGTGCACCGCGCATCGGAGGAGCTCTTGAAGCTCGCCGAGGTCCGCGGCCGGGGCTGGCTCTACTACCGGTGGCTCTCCGACGACTGGCTCGCGGTCCAGACGTTCGCGGACGACGGCACCCGGGAGTCGAACATCGTCCGGCTCGCATGGAACGAGAAGGCGCATCGCCTCGGCCACCATGCGATCGCGCTGCCGACCTACTTCGACGTGGTGGACACGCTCCCGCAGAAGGAGACGAAGATCCTCGTCGGCGGATCGCGCGACGTCGGACGCATCGACCTCGCGAAGCTCGAACGCGACGGGTGGGAGTCGCAGTTCACGCGGCGCAACATCGTGGCGACGCGTCCCGACCCTGTGCTCAGGTGGCTCGTCGATCGGCGCGGGGCCGTCCGCGCCGCGTTCGTCAGGGAGGTCGAGGGACGGGGCGCGGACGCGACCGTGCGCTACCGGATCGACCACCGATCCAGTGCGAACGGCCTCTGGCACCGCGGCTCGCGCTTCGAGCTGCAGCCCGGCGCCGGGTTCGCCCCGCTCGCGTTCACCGAGGACGGCGAGCGGCTGCTCGTCGCGACCAACCGCGACCGCGACCGCTACGCCCTCGTCGAGGTCGATCCCGAGACCACCGACGAGGTCGCCGTCGTCTACGAGCACCCCGACGCCGAGATCGAGGACGTCGTGATGGACGCCGACGGGCAGGAGCTCCTCGGCGTCGAGCTCTACCGCGCCGGCGGCATCGAGTACGACTACTTCGAGGAGACCTTCCGCGAGTACGAGGCGCAGCTCTCCGCGGTCGTCCCCGATCGCACGCTGCGGGTGACGAGCGTGAGCCACGACCGACGCGTCTTCAGCGTGCTCGCCTACGCGCCGCAGCACACCGTCCGCCACTACATCGTCGACACCGAGGCGAAGCGCGCGCTCGACCTCGGGCCGACCTTCCCCGCGCTCGAGGGAGTCGCGCTCTCCCCGCGCACGCGCTTCACGACGCGCGCCGAGGGCGGGCCCGAGATCGAGGCCTTCTACACGGTCGGCGGGAACGCGCCCGAGAGGCCGGCGCTCATCGTCGTGCCGCACGGCGGGCCGATCGGGCCGAGGACGGAGGATGGCGTCGACCCGCTGGTGCAGATGCTCGCGAACCGCGGCTATGCGGTGCTCGAGGTGAACTACCGCGGCTCGGGGGGCCGCGGGCGCGAGTTCGAGCGCGCGGGCCACCGGCAGTGGGGCAAGGGCATCGAGGACGACATCGACGCCGCGGTCGACTACGTGGTCGAGCGGGGCTGGGTGGACGAGAGCCGGATGGCGGTCGTGGGGGGGAGCTACGGAGGCTATTCGGCGCTGATGAGCGCGGTCCGCCATCCGAAGCGCTTCCGCTGCGTGGCGACGCTGTTCGGCGTGACGGACCTGCCGCTGCTCTTCGATCACCCGGCTGCACAGCTGAGCCGCGCGTTTCGCGACCTGCGCGTCGAGGAGATCGGCGATCCCGAGCGCGACCGCGACGACATGCTCGCGCATTCACCCGTCTACCGCGCGGCGGAGATCGAGGTCCCGGTCTTCATCGCCCAGGGCGGCCGCGACGATCGCGTCGACGTCGAGCACGCGTACCGGCTGCGGCTCATGCTCGAGAAGCACGGGAAGCCGTTCCGCTGGCTCGTGCTCCGGCGGAAGGGGCACGACCTCGCGCCCGGGCGCGCGACGCTCGAGATGATGGACGCGCTGCTCGACTTCCTGCTCGAGCACCTCGGCCCGAACGGGCCGCCGGCCCTCGACTCGCTGCGCGCGGACGCGGCCTAG
- a CDS encoding glutathione S-transferase family protein — protein MADDRPRIYRAITCNFCQRVEIALHAKGVAVEAVDIDLVKRPAWYRAKASKGSVPLLEADGLALHPSSVINEYVEERWPEPPLLPAGLGERAAAREWVEWWNETPCPAYERRLMNVRPERDAELDAALASGLREIEERLAARGYAGGYWGGDALGLVDATAAPMFVRFAGLRHFHGIDVPAELGRVRAWRDVLLADPHVRATSPDEAALLAEYERYRGVLAQAAAAGVHVRVARGD, from the coding sequence ATGGCCGACGACCGCCCCCGCATCTACCGCGCCATCACCTGCAACTTCTGCCAGCGCGTCGAGATCGCGCTGCACGCGAAGGGCGTGGCGGTCGAGGCGGTCGACATCGACCTCGTGAAGCGTCCCGCGTGGTATCGCGCGAAGGCGTCGAAGGGCTCGGTGCCGCTGCTCGAAGCGGACGGGCTCGCCCTCCACCCGTCGAGCGTGATCAACGAGTACGTCGAGGAGCGCTGGCCCGAGCCGCCGCTCCTCCCGGCCGGCCTCGGCGAGCGCGCGGCCGCGCGCGAGTGGGTCGAGTGGTGGAACGAGACGCCGTGTCCCGCCTACGAGCGGCGGCTGATGAACGTGCGTCCGGAGCGGGACGCCGAGCTCGACGCCGCGCTCGCGAGCGGCCTCCGCGAGATCGAGGAGCGCCTCGCGGCGCGAGGTTATGCGGGCGGCTACTGGGGCGGCGACGCGCTCGGGCTCGTCGATGCGACGGCGGCGCCGATGTTCGTCCGCTTCGCCGGGCTGCGGCACTTCCACGGGATCGACGTGCCCGCGGAGCTCGGTCGCGTGCGCGCGTGGCGCGACGTGCTGCTCGCCGACCCGCACGTGCGCGCGACGAGCCCGGACGAGGCGGCGCTGCTCGCGGAGTACGAGCGCTACCGCGGCGTGCTCGCGCAGGCGGCCGCGGCGGGCGTCCACGTGCGCGTGGCGCGGGGCGACTAG
- a CDS encoding NAD(P)/FAD-dependent oxidoreductase, which produces MEKRKLEVAIIGAGMSGLLMGIRLQRAGIRDFTIYEKAERVGGTWRENTYPGLACDVPSFLYSYSFEPKLDWSHRFAPGAEIQSYFEGVAERYGLLDRIRFGHEIEEARFEPASARWHLHARNGAESSADVLILASGPLHEKHYPDIEGLDRFEGACFHSAAWDHAVPLEGQRIGVIGTGSSAVQMMEPLSEVAGRLTMFQRTAQWIMPTDNVAYSEEQRARVRRFPLLARLTRAAYKLLFDTISVAVVQEGWGRRLLTKRCQDYLATVSDPELRRKLTPAYAPGCKRLVMSNTFYPTLEKPHVDLVVEGIERVEERGVRTKDGVLHELDVLVLATGFDAHAWGVRGVVGAHGKSLQQAWAEGTRSYRSVAMPGFPNFFMLVGPHSPIGNLSVIDVSETQSAYVVQMLEGLRAGRGKAVEPRADATRAFHDELAKAMSDTVWVTGCNSWYLDEQGVPITWPWSARRFRREMRRPRLEDWAFTGA; this is translated from the coding sequence ATGGAGAAGCGCAAGCTCGAGGTCGCGATCATCGGCGCCGGCATGTCCGGCCTGCTCATGGGCATCCGGCTCCAGCGCGCCGGCATCCGCGACTTCACGATCTACGAGAAGGCCGAGCGCGTCGGCGGCACGTGGCGCGAGAACACGTACCCGGGGCTCGCGTGCGACGTGCCGTCGTTCCTCTACTCGTACAGCTTCGAGCCGAAGCTCGACTGGAGCCACCGCTTCGCGCCGGGCGCCGAGATCCAGTCCTACTTCGAGGGCGTCGCGGAGCGCTACGGCCTGCTCGACCGCATCCGCTTCGGGCACGAGATCGAGGAGGCGCGCTTCGAGCCGGCGTCGGCGCGCTGGCACCTGCACGCGCGGAACGGCGCCGAGTCGTCGGCCGACGTGCTGATCCTCGCGTCGGGTCCGCTGCACGAGAAGCACTACCCGGACATCGAGGGACTCGACCGCTTCGAGGGCGCGTGCTTCCACTCGGCGGCGTGGGACCACGCGGTGCCGCTCGAGGGCCAGCGCATCGGCGTGATCGGAACCGGGTCGTCGGCCGTGCAGATGATGGAGCCGCTCTCCGAGGTCGCGGGCCGGCTCACGATGTTCCAGCGCACCGCGCAGTGGATCATGCCGACGGACAACGTCGCCTACTCCGAGGAGCAGCGCGCGCGCGTGCGCCGCTTCCCGCTGCTCGCGAGGCTGACGCGCGCGGCGTACAAGCTGCTGTTCGACACGATCTCGGTCGCGGTCGTGCAGGAAGGGTGGGGGAGGCGGCTCCTCACGAAGCGCTGCCAGGACTACCTCGCCACCGTGTCCGACCCGGAGCTGCGCCGCAAGCTCACGCCCGCCTACGCGCCCGGCTGCAAGCGGCTCGTCATGTCGAACACCTTCTACCCGACGCTCGAGAAGCCGCACGTCGACCTCGTGGTCGAGGGCATCGAGCGCGTCGAGGAGCGCGGCGTGCGCACGAAGGACGGCGTGCTCCACGAGCTCGACGTGCTCGTGCTCGCGACGGGCTTCGACGCGCACGCCTGGGGCGTGCGGGGCGTCGTCGGCGCGCACGGGAAGAGCCTGCAGCAGGCGTGGGCGGAGGGGACGCGCAGCTACCGCTCCGTCGCGATGCCGGGCTTCCCGAACTTCTTCATGCTCGTCGGGCCGCACAGCCCGATCGGCAACCTGTCCGTGATCGACGTCTCGGAGACGCAGAGCGCCTACGTCGTGCAGATGCTGGAAGGCCTGCGCGCCGGGCGCGGCAAGGCCGTCGAGCCGCGCGCCGACGCGACGCGCGCCTTCCACGACGAGCTCGCCAAGGCGATGTCCGACACGGTCTGGGTGACCGGCTGCAACAGCTGGTACCTCGACGAGCAGGGCGTGCCGATCACGTGGCCGTGGTCGGCGCGGCGCTTCCGGCGCGAGATGCGACGGCCGCGTCTCGAGGACTGGGCCTTCACGGGCGCCTAG
- a CDS encoding TIGR00153 family protein gives MSVIGSLFGHSPIRPMQRHMHAAAACAHELLPFIDAMERGDRAEIERLHQEIDRLEHEADTIKHDIRSHLPQRLFMAVERRDMLEILDYQDSVADVVQDVAELVALRGMQTPPSLRVPLRELAAAAIATCDQSAKVIDELDELIETGFGRREVERVSSMIDRLNELESEADRRGQDALRELFAIEEGLGAGSFYWYRVIEWIGDVADFAERAGNRIRLLIAS, from the coding sequence ATGAGCGTGATCGGAAGCCTGTTCGGGCACTCGCCCATCCGCCCCATGCAGCGCCACATGCACGCCGCCGCGGCGTGCGCGCACGAGCTGCTCCCGTTCATCGACGCGATGGAGCGCGGCGACCGCGCGGAGATCGAGCGTCTGCACCAGGAGATCGACCGCCTCGAGCACGAGGCGGACACGATCAAGCACGACATCCGCAGCCACCTCCCGCAGCGGCTGTTCATGGCCGTCGAGCGGCGCGACATGCTCGAGATCCTCGACTACCAGGACTCGGTCGCCGACGTCGTGCAGGACGTCGCGGAGCTCGTCGCGCTGCGCGGGATGCAGACGCCGCCGTCGCTGCGCGTGCCGCTGCGCGAGCTCGCGGCCGCAGCCATCGCGACCTGCGACCAGAGCGCGAAGGTGATCGACGAGCTCGACGAGCTGATCGAGACGGGCTTCGGGCGGCGCGAGGTCGAGCGCGTGTCGTCGATGATCGATCGGTTGAACGAGCTCGAGAGCGAGGCGGACCGGCGCGGCCAGGACGCGCTGCGCGAGCTGTTCGCGATCGAGGAAGGCCTCGGCGCGGGCTCGTTCTACTGGTACCGCGTCATCGAATGGATCGGCGACGTCGCCGACTTCGCCGAGCGCGCCGGCAATCGCATCCGGCTGCTGATCGCGAGCTAG
- a CDS encoding cytochrome P450 has product MSIDYDPFAEAVREDPHPYYRRLRAEAPAYYMEKYDAWAVSRFRDVWELSARADLSAARGTAPAQILTREQPVTPMINVLDPPEHTKLRSVIRHCFLPAQVRGVEPVAGKIVDELLDALQERDEFDAVGDFAARLSVTVACMAIGLPVEDGPMLTRLVQRFFHHDPDSGGMTEEGLRALGELDAYCEQKVKERRRSPTDSPVALDALARFDPGSGPYDDRAAASHVSMLVIGGSETFPKVLANGLRRLREHPDQRAALAADPAKIPAAFNEILRYDMPTQMLGRTATKDFELHGEKVRAGQAVMFLYASANHDEREFAAPERFDVERNPARILSFGAGNHQCLGTHVARMEGKVCLERILARFPEYEIDLARAERHRTEFVQGFASFPIRIR; this is encoded by the coding sequence ATGTCGATCGACTACGACCCCTTCGCCGAAGCCGTGCGCGAGGACCCCCATCCCTATTACCGGCGGCTGCGCGCCGAGGCGCCCGCCTACTACATGGAGAAGTACGACGCCTGGGCGGTCTCGCGCTTCCGCGACGTCTGGGAGCTGTCGGCGCGCGCCGACCTCTCGGCCGCGCGCGGCACGGCGCCGGCGCAGATCCTGACGCGCGAGCAGCCCGTCACCCCGATGATCAACGTGCTCGACCCGCCCGAGCACACGAAGCTGCGCTCGGTGATCCGCCACTGCTTCCTGCCCGCGCAGGTGCGCGGCGTCGAGCCCGTCGCCGGGAAGATCGTCGACGAGCTGCTCGACGCGCTGCAGGAGCGCGACGAGTTCGACGCCGTCGGCGACTTCGCGGCGCGCCTCTCGGTGACGGTCGCGTGCATGGCGATCGGGCTGCCGGTCGAGGACGGGCCGATGCTCACGCGGCTCGTCCAGCGCTTCTTCCACCACGATCCGGACTCGGGCGGCATGACCGAAGAGGGGCTGCGCGCGCTCGGCGAGCTCGACGCCTACTGCGAGCAGAAGGTGAAGGAGCGGCGGCGCAGCCCGACCGACTCGCCCGTCGCGCTCGACGCGCTCGCGCGCTTCGACCCGGGGAGCGGGCCGTACGACGACAGGGCCGCGGCGTCGCACGTGTCGATGCTCGTGATCGGGGGCTCGGAGACCTTCCCGAAGGTGCTCGCCAACGGCCTGCGCCGCCTGCGCGAGCACCCCGACCAGCGCGCCGCGCTCGCCGCCGACCCGGCGAAGATCCCGGCCGCGTTCAACGAGATCCTCCGCTACGACATGCCGACCCAGATGCTGGGCCGCACCGCGACGAAGGACTTCGAGCTGCACGGCGAGAAGGTGCGCGCGGGCCAGGCCGTGATGTTCCTGTACGCGTCGGCGAACCACGACGAGCGCGAGTTCGCGGCGCCCGAGCGCTTCGACGTCGAGCGCAACCCGGCGCGCATCCTGTCGTTCGGCGCGGGCAACCACCAGTGCCTGGGCACGCACGTCGCGCGCATGGAGGGCAAGGTGTGCCTCGAGCGCATCCTCGCCCGCTTCCCCGAGTACGAGATCGACCTCGCGCGCGCCGAGCGCCACAGGACGGAGTTCGTGCAGGGGTTCGCGTCGTTCCCGATCCGGATCCGCTGA
- a CDS encoding anion permease, giving the protein MAWAIGANDVANAMGTSVGSGALTVVSAVLVAGVLEFAGAFLAGGHVTDTVRKGMLSTELVELHPDVVLYGMLASLASAGTLLVAATRFGLPVSTTHSIVGAIVGFGAVALGPDAVAWGKVGQIVLSWVTSPLIGGVIAFGIFQIVRLRVLEQDAPLERLRRIGPLFFFYVFFIIGLVTLFKGLGNLKLDYDLPTAFGLSLALGAVGAVIGAFVLRRAVARAGTPTRDDHFHHVERAFVVLQIMTACSVAFAHGSNDVANAIGPLAAIHAVVTTGQAATKASVEPWMLAVGGFGIVIGLATWGYRVMETVGKRITELTPSRGFAAELAAATTIVLASRLGIPVSTTHILVGSVLGVGLARGIGALDLRVVGRIVVSWIATLPISAGLAIFFYYFFKGLLTD; this is encoded by the coding sequence ATGGCGTGGGCGATCGGCGCGAACGACGTCGCGAACGCGATGGGCACGAGCGTCGGCTCCGGCGCGCTCACCGTCGTCTCGGCGGTGCTCGTCGCGGGCGTGCTCGAGTTCGCGGGCGCCTTCCTCGCGGGCGGACACGTCACCGACACGGTGCGCAAGGGGATGCTGTCGACGGAGCTCGTCGAGCTCCACCCCGACGTCGTGCTCTACGGGATGCTCGCGTCGCTCGCGTCGGCCGGCACGCTGCTCGTCGCGGCGACGCGCTTCGGCCTGCCCGTGTCCACGACGCACTCGATCGTCGGCGCGATCGTCGGGTTCGGCGCGGTGGCGCTCGGGCCGGACGCCGTCGCGTGGGGCAAGGTCGGCCAGATCGTGCTGTCGTGGGTCACGTCGCCGCTCATCGGCGGCGTGATCGCGTTCGGCATCTTCCAGATCGTGCGGCTCCGCGTGCTCGAGCAGGACGCGCCGCTCGAGCGCCTCCGGCGCATCGGCCCGCTCTTCTTCTTCTACGTCTTCTTCATCATCGGGCTCGTCACGCTCTTCAAGGGGCTCGGCAACCTGAAGCTCGACTACGACCTGCCGACGGCCTTCGGTCTCTCGCTCGCCCTCGGCGCGGTCGGCGCCGTGATCGGCGCGTTCGTGCTCCGGCGCGCGGTGGCCCGGGCCGGGACGCCGACGCGCGACGACCACTTCCACCACGTCGAGCGCGCCTTCGTCGTGCTGCAGATCATGACGGCGTGCTCCGTCGCGTTCGCGCACGGCTCGAACGACGTCGCCAACGCGATCGGCCCGCTGGCCGCGATCCACGCCGTCGTGACGACGGGCCAGGCCGCGACGAAGGCGTCCGTCGAGCCGTGGATGCTCGCGGTCGGCGGCTTCGGCATCGTGATCGGCCTCGCGACGTGGGGCTACCGGGTGATGGAGACGGTCGGGAAGCGCATCACCGAGCTCACGCCGAGCCGCGGCTTCGCGGCCGAGCTCGCGGCGGCGACCACGATCGTGCTCGCCTCGCGGCTCGGCATCCCCGTCTCGACCACGCACATCCTCGTGGGGTCCGTGCTCGGCGTCGGGCTCGCGCGCGGCATCGGCGCGCTCGACCTGCGCGTCGTCGGCCGCATCGTCGTCTCGTGGATCGCGACGCTGCCGATCTCGGCCGGGCTCGCGATCTTCTTCTACTACTTCTTCAAGGGCCTGCTGACGGACTAG
- a CDS encoding TetR/AcrR family transcriptional regulator encodes MPRARKPTRAELAREQMYRDLVLECAERVFARRGVHAAKMQDIAAEAGISLSTLYGVFEGKSDVVDALHAWRGEQFLERVARALDAPGPAREVVWHAIRAYCAFLLEHLDYFWVDLREGRSWAIGDVESNPEFQKALPKWRDALARGAAEGAFRADSPDKLATVVNGLLQVCFAAALRDAADVDALDPDAVAREIAECVERLVCTPAALAAPGPWLADARAAAAAGGA; translated from the coding sequence ATGCCGCGCGCCCGCAAGCCGACCCGCGCCGAGCTCGCCCGCGAGCAGATGTACCGGGACCTCGTCCTCGAGTGCGCCGAGCGCGTCTTCGCGCGGCGCGGCGTCCACGCGGCGAAAATGCAGGACATCGCGGCCGAGGCCGGCATCTCGCTCTCCACCCTGTACGGCGTGTTCGAGGGCAAGAGCGACGTGGTCGACGCGCTGCACGCGTGGCGCGGCGAGCAGTTCCTCGAGCGCGTCGCGCGCGCGCTCGACGCGCCGGGCCCCGCGCGCGAGGTGGTGTGGCACGCCATCCGCGCCTACTGCGCGTTCCTGCTCGAGCACCTCGACTACTTCTGGGTCGACCTGCGCGAAGGGCGCTCGTGGGCGATCGGCGACGTCGAGTCGAACCCCGAGTTCCAGAAGGCGCTGCCGAAGTGGCGCGACGCGCTCGCGCGCGGCGCGGCCGAGGGCGCGTTCCGCGCCGACTCGCCCGACAAGCTCGCGACCGTCGTGAACGGCCTGCTGCAGGTGTGCTTCGCCGCCGCGCTGCGCGACGCGGCCGACGTCGACGCGCTCGACCCCGACGCCGTCGCGCGCGAGATCGCCGAGTGCGTCGAGCGCCTCGTCTGCACGCCCGCCGCGCTCGCCGCGCCCGGGCCGTGGCTCGCCGACGCGCGCGCTGCGGCGGCCGCGGGCGGCGCGTGA